A region from the Drosophila bipectinata strain 14024-0381.07 chromosome 3R, DbipHiC1v2, whole genome shotgun sequence genome encodes:
- the osa gene encoding trithorax group protein osa isoform X1 — MNEKIKSPQTQQSQQQPGGTGAGAPAPSATPPTAAGATPPTSGPPTPNNNSNNGSDPSVQQQSIAPHPYGAPPPPGSAPGGPPDPAAVMHYHHLHQQQQHPPPPHMQQQQQAHHGGPAPPPPGGAPEHAPGVKDEYAHLPPPHSHPAYARYHGDPNMDPYRYGQPMPGGKPSQQQQPPLQQQQPGPGGSPNRPPQQQRYIPGQPPQGPTPTLNSLLQSSNPPPPPQHRYANTYDPQQAAASAAAAAAQQQAGGPPPPPPGHGPPPPQHQPYGAQQGGWAPPPRPYSPQLGPSQQYRTPPPTNTSRGQSPYPPAHGQNSGSYPSSPQQQQQQQQQQPQQAGQQPGGPVPGGPTPGVGQQPPQQNTPPTSQYSPYPQRYPTPPGLPSSGPNHRTAYSTHQYPEPNRPWPGGSSPSPGPGHPLPPASPHHVPPMPQQQPPPPPHGAVGGPPPSSSPGHAPSPSPQPSQASPSPHQELIGQNSNDSSSGGAHSGMGSGPPGTPNPQQVMRPTPSPTGSSGSRSMSPAVAQNHPISRPASNQSSSGGPMQQPPVGAGGPPQMPPHPGMPGVPPQQQQSQQQQASNSASSASNSPQQTPPPGPPPNQSINNMATPPPPPQGASGGGYPMPPHMHGYKMGGPGQSPGGQGYPPQQPQQYPPGNYPPRTQYPPGAYATGPPPPPTSQAGAGGANSMPSGTQAGGYQGRPMPNHSGQYPPYQWVPPSPQQPVPGGAPGNAQMGNHVQGKGTPPPPVVGGPPPPQGSGSPRPLNYLKQHLQHKGGYGGSPTPPQGPQGYGNGPTGMHPGMPMGPPHHMGPPHGPTSMGPPTSTPPQSQMLQGQGQGQTAGGGPEGSGPEHISQDNGISSSGPTGAGGMHAVTAVVTTGPDGTPMDEVSQQSTLSNASAASGEDPQCTTPKSRKNDPYSQSHLPPPSTSPHPVVMHPGSGGPVEEYDISSPPNWPRPAGSPQVFNHVPVQQEPFRSTITTTKKSDSLCKLYEMDDNPDRRGWLDKLRAFMEDRRTPITACPTISKQPLDLYRLYIYVKERGGFVEVCKVTKSKTWKDIAGLLGIGASSSAAYTLRKHYTKNLLTFECHFDRGDIDPGPIIQQVEAGSKKKTAKAASVPSPGGGHLDAGTTNSTGSSNSQDSFPAPPGSAPNAAIDGYPGYPGGSPYPGASGPQPDYAAAGQMQRPPSQSNPQTPHPGAASAVAAGDNISVSNPFEDSGPGGGPAAGPGAVAGAVSAVGGGQPPPPPHSPHAPPQQQQQQHAHHPQHPGLGPPPPQQQQPGQQPGQQPPPVVGGGPAPPVPQQHGPGQVPPSPQPQQQHVRPAAGAPYPPGGSGYPSPVARTPGSPYPSQPGAYGQYGSSDQYNASGPPGQPFGQGPGQYPPQNRNMYPPYGPEGEAPPTGANQYGPYGSRPYSQPPPGGPQPPVQAVAGGSPATGTPGAPPSSAYPTNRPGQQEYYQPPPDQSPQPRRHPDFIKDSQPYPGYNARPQIYGGWPGGNQQFRPQYPASPAPQTWGSAPPRGAAPPPGAPHGPPIQQPAGVAQWDQHRYPPQQAPPPPPQQTQQQQQQQPQQPPYQQAGGPPGQQPSQAPPQWAQLSTSQAAQPGIAPPGSPLRPPSGPPGQQQRMSGLPQQQQSQQQPVGGQQPPPQQATPGIPQVGPGGMVKPPYAMPPPPSQQVGQPGVGQVGVPPGGMMTQKQAPMPGQPGMQPQPLQQQQQPPHQHPHPHQHPHQHPQHPHPHQMPPNQQVPGGIMMPGGSGAQLVKKELIFPLDSVESTTPVLYRRKRLTKADVCPVDPWRIFMAMRSGLLTECTWALDVLNVLLFDDTTVQFFGISNLPGLLTLLLEHFQKNLAEMFDERECEEQASEEAEAGDDDADSGTVMCDNRQSRCVRSICSYNRKRHYENMDRGAKGVGNASDSEEADEGIDLGQVRVQPNPDERSLLLSFTPNYTMVTRKGVPVRIQPADHDIFVDERQKAWDIDTNRLYEQLEPVGSDAWTFGFTEPDPLDGIIDVFKSEIVNIPFARYVRPDKKTKALKPDIKKEENSADKEQNPYNKKRRLVSGDSSNDGGKKSKLSSEEFVQPNAEVKKEPADSDCRTIDMEIDESPQRLTNGVAPSTPPTGFDPRATVRDAAHVLQRRRDSSYEDECYTRDEASLHLVNESQDSLARRCIALSNIFRNLTFVPGNETVLAKSTRFLAVLGRLLLLNHEHLRRTPKTRNYDREEDTDFSDSCSSLQGEREWWWDYLITIRENMLVAMANIAGHLELSRYDELIARPLIDGLLHWAVCPSAHGQDPFPSCGPNSALSPQRLALEALCKLCVTDANVDLVIATPPFSRLEKLCAVLTRHLCRNEDQVLREFSVNLLHYLAAADSAMARTVALQSPCISYLVAFIEQAEQTALGVANQHGINYLRENPDSMGTSLDMLRRAAGTLLHLAKHPDNRSLFMQQEQRLLGLVMSHILDQQVALIISRVLYQVSRGAGPMHSVEFRLLQQRQQQLQRPGGAEKPVSTAAAASAPGGTTVKVEPAVTSEPIETKPPAVVNDENSNSSQQLPPAATFNDVSNSSTNSNSCGTVSSNQTNNSSSTHSSSAVSSQSANTTCPPATGGASVTAAAATAAAIVNDQQQVSKVAAALSSATAAAAVAAAAASASSAQPSTPAVAQPAAPPPTNTGTTTAVA; from the exons ATGAATGAGAAAATAAAGTCTCCACAAACGCAGCAGTCGCAGCAGCAGCCTGGTGGCACTGGTGCTGGAGCTCCTGCCCCTTCTGCCACGCCCCCGACGGCTGCAGGTGCCACTCCGCCAACTTCGGGCCCGCCCACTCCCAATAATAACAGTAACAACGGCAGTGACCCCAGCGTTCAGCAGCAGAGTATAGCTCCTCACCCCTATGGCGCCCCACCGCCCCCCGGATCTGCACCCGGAGGTCCACCAGACCCGGCTGCTGTCATGCACTATCATCACctgcaccagcagcagcagcatccgcCGCCGCCTCAcatgcagcaacaacaacaggcgCACCACGGCGGTCCGGCGCCACCACCGCCCGGAGGAGCACCTGAGCATGCGCCCGGCGTTAAAGATGAGTACGCCCACCTGCCGCCACCGCATTCGCATCCTGCATATGCCCGCTACCACGGCGATCCTAACATGGATCCCTACCGTTACGGCCAACCGATGCCAGGTGGCAAGCCTtctcagcagcagcaaccaccactgcaacaacagcagccagGACCAGGAGGCTCTCCAAATCGCCCGCCGCAACAGCAGCGCTATATTCCCGGACAGCCACCGCAGGGACCCACACCCACGCTGAATTCGCTCCTGCAATCTTCGAATCCGCCGCCTCCGCCTCAGCACCGTTATGCCAATACCTACGATCCCCAACAAGCGGCCgcttcagcagcagcagcggcagcgcaGCAACAAGCCGGAGGTccaccgccgccaccaccaGGACATGGTCCACCACCGCCACAGCACCAACCGTATGGAGCACAACAAGGCGGTTGGGCGCCTCCGCCGCGGCCCTACAGTCCACAGCTAGGACCATCGCAGCAGTACAGGACACCACCACCG ACAAATACTTCCAGGGGTCAGTCACCCTATCCGCCAGCCCATGGTCAAAATTCTGGTTCCTATCCTAGTTcgccgcagcagcaacaacagcaacagcagcagcaaccacaGCAGGCGGGACAGCAGCCCGGCGGTCCTGTGCCGGGCGGACCCACGCCTGGTGTGGGTCAGCAGCCGCCCCAGCAGAACACACCGCCAACATCTCAATATTCGCCGTACCCGCAACGCTACCCGACTCCGCCGGGGCTCCCATCGAGCGGGCCCAACCATCGAACTGCCTACTCGACGCATCAG TATCCTGAACCCAATCGACCTTGGCCAGGTGGTTCTTCCCCAAGCCCTGGTCCCGGACATCCCTTGCCGCCCGCTTCTCCGCACCATGTGCCGCCGATGCCGCAGCAACAGCCTCCACCGCCTCCTCACGGCGCCGTTGGCGGCCCGCCACCTAGCAGCAGTCCGGGTCATGCGCCCAGTCCATCTCCACAGCCCTCACAGGCGTCGCCTTCTCCCCACCAG GAGCTAATTGGACAGAACAGCAACGACAGCTCCAGCGGCGGGGCGCACAGTGGCATGGGCTCCGGTCCCCCCGGCACCCCCAACCCCCAGCAAGTGATGCGACCCACTCCCTCGCCCACCGGATCCTCCGGCTCGCGGTCCATGTCCCCAGCAGTTG CCCAAAATCATCCGATCTCTCGTCCGGCAAGCAACCAGTCGAGCAGCGGAGGGCCCATGCAGCAACCGCCAGTTGGTGCGGGTGGTCCGCCCCAGATGCCACCACACCCCGGAATGCCAGGAGTCCcaccccagcagcagcaatctCAGCAGCAACAGGCATCGAATTCGGCGTCATCGGCGAGCAATTCCCCGCAGCAGACGCCGCCACCGGGCCCTCCGCCGAATCAGAGTATCAATAACATGGCCACACCCCCGCCACCGCCGCAGGGAGCATCGGGAGGAGGCTACCCAATGCCGCCACATATGCACGGATACAAAATGGGAGGACCCGGGCAGAGTCCTGGTGGCCAAGGCTATCCGCCGCAGCAACCACAGCAATATCCACCAG gcAACTACCCGCCACGAACACAGTATCCGCCTGGCGCCTATGCCACAGGACCTCCGCCGCCGCCCACGAGCCAGGCAGGAGCTGGCGGGGCCAATAGCATGCCATCAGGTACTCAAGCCGGTGGCTACCAAGGCCGACCCATGCCCAACCACAGTGGCCAGTATCCGCCATACCAGTGGGTCCCGCCCTCACCTCAACAACCTGTGCCCGGCGGAGCACCCGGAAATGCACAAATGGGTAACCATGTGCAGGGAAAAGGAACTCCACCGCCGCCAGTGGTGGGCGGACCCCCACCGCCGCAAGGAAGCGGGTCGCCCCGGCCCCTGAACTATTTAAAGCAGCATTTACAGCACAAAGGCGGCTATGGGGGTAGTCCAACGCCGCCACAGGGACCTCAAGGATACGGCAACGGGCCGACCGGAATGCATCCCGGCATGCCGATGGGACCACCGCATCACATGGGCCCTCCACACGGGCCAACTAGCATGGGTCCACCCACCAGCACACCTCCTCAGTCGCAGATGCTACAAGGACAGGGACAAGGGCAGACCGCCGGTGGCGGGCCGGAAGGCAGTGGGCCTGAGCATATTTCCCAGGATAACGGTATCAGTTCATCGGGTCCAACGGGTGCCGGCGGGATGCATGCGGTTACTGCGGTGGTTACCACCGGCCCAGATGGCACACCAATGGACGAAGTCAGTCAACAGAGCACGCTTTCGAATGCATCAGCGG CATCCGGCGAAGATCCTCAGTGCACCACACCAAAGTCGCGCAAAAACGATCCCTACAGCCAAAGTCACTTACCTCCGCCAAGCACATCGCCACATCCGGTTGTGATGCACCCGGGGAGCGGTGGGCCCGTCGAGGAATACGACATAAGCTCGCCGCCAAATTGGCCGCGCCCAGCTGGCAGCCCG CAGGTTTTCAACCATGTTCCAGTGCAACAGGAGCCTTTCCGTAGCACTATTACCACGACTAAGAAGTCGGACTCGCTGTGCAAGCTGTACGAGATGGACGACAATCCGGACCGGCGCGGCTGGCTGGACAAGCTGCGGGCGTTCATGGAGGATCGGCGGACACCAATCACCGCCTGCCCCACCATTTCAAAACAGCCACTCGATTTATATAggttatatatttatgtaaaaGAACGTGGCGGATTCGTCGAGGTATGCAAG GTGACTAAGAGCAAGACTTGGAAGGACATTGCCGGGCTCCTGGGCATTGGAGCGAGCAGCAGTGCGGCTTATACGCTGCGCAAGCATTACACCAAGAACCTACTGACCTTCGAgtgccacttcgaccgcggCGACATTGATCCGGGCCCGATTATTCAGCAGGTTGAGGCTGGCAGCAAGAAAAAAACAGCCAAAGCAGCGTCGGTTCCTTCGCCA GGTGGTGGCCATTTGGATGCGGGAACCACGAACTCCACAGGCTCGTCGAACTCACAGGACTCGTTCCCAGCTCCGCCAGGATCAGCTCCTAATGCGGCAATCGATGGGTACCCCGGCTATCCAGGTGGCAGTCCATATCCGGGTGCCAGCGGTCCTCAGCCGGATTATGCGGCCGCGGGGCAGATGCAGCGCCCGCCCTCTCAAAGCAACCCGCAAACCCCTCATCCCG GCGCCGCCTCCGCTGTTGCCGCAGGCGATAATATAAGCGTTAGCAATCCTTTCGAGGATTCTGGTCCAGGTGGCGGTCCTGCTGCTGGTCCCGGTGCTGTAGCTGGGGCTGTTTCTGCTGTCGGCGGTGgccaaccaccaccaccgccccATTCACCGCACGCACCGcctcagcagcaacaacaacagcacgCACACCATCCCCAGCACCCGGGTCTGGGACCACCTCcgccacagcagcaacagccggGGCAACAGCCAGGGCAGCAGCCACCACCGGTGGTGGGCGGTGGACCAGCACCACCAGTACCTCAGCAGCATGGGCCTGGTCAGGTGCCGCCGTCgccgcagccgcagcagcagcatgtGCGCCCAGCCGCCGGAGCACCTTATCCGCCAGGTGGCTCCGGCTACCCATCGCCTGTGGCTAGAACGCCAG GCTCGCCGTATCCATCGCAGCCTGGAGCTTACGGACAGTATGGGTCGAGCGATCAGTACAACGCGAGTGGACCTCCTGGTCAGCCATTTGGACAGGGGCCCGGACAATATCCGCCGCAGAACCGGAATATGTACCCTCCATACGGACCGGAGGGGGAAGC CCCTCCAACTGGTGCCAATCAGTACGGACCCTATGGCAGCCGACCATATAGTCAGCCACCTCCAGGAGGCCCTCAGCCTCCGGTACAAGCTGTGGCGGGTGGGTCACCCGCCACCGGAACACCTGGAGCGCCACCAAGTAGCGCGTACCCCACTAATAGGCCTGGACAGCAGGAATACTATCAACCACCACCAGATCAA AGTCCACAGCCGCGACGGCACCCGGATTTTATTAAAGACTCACAGCCCTATCCGGGTTACAATGCTAGACCTCAGATATATG GTGGTTGGCCAGGCGGTAATCAGCAGTTTAGGCCGCAGTATCCAGCCTCACCAGCTCCGCAGACCTGGGGAAGTGCTCCGCCGCGGGGAGCTGCGCCACCCCCGGGCGCCCCTCATGGTCCGCCAATTCAACAGCCCGCGGGCGTTGCTCAGTGGGACCAGCACCGATATCCACCGCAGCAAgctccgccgccgccaccgcaacagactcagcagcagcaacaacaacagccgcAACAACCGCCGTACCAGCAGGCTGGTGGTCCTCCAGGACAGCAGCCGTCACAGGCACCTCCACAATGGGCGCAACTGAGCACCAGTCAGGCGGCACAACCCGGCATCGCCCCGCCAGGCTCGCCTCTGCGCCCGCCCTCGGGCCCTCCCGGTCAGCAGCAGCGAATGTCCGGATTgccgcaacagcaacaatcaCAGCAGCAGCCTGTCGGAGGACAGCAACCTCCGCCGCAACAGGCGACGCCGGGAATCCCGCAGGTGGGACCCGGTGGAATGGTTAAGCCGCCATATGCGATGCCTCCCCCGCCCTCTCAGCAAGTAGGTCAGCCAGGAGTGGGCCAGGTGGGTGTGCCACCCGGAGGAATGATGACCCAAAAGCAAGCACCGATGCCGGGTCAACCAGGAATGCAGCCCCAGCctctgcaacagcaacaacaaccaccacatCAGCACCCACACCCTCACCAACATCCACATCAGCATCCACAGCACCCGCATCCACACCAAATGCCACCAAACCAACAGGTGCCCGGAGGAATTATGATGCCTGGTGGCAGTGGAGCTCAGCTGGTCAAGAAAGAGTTGATTTTCCCGCTCGATAGTGTGGAGTCCACAACACCCGTTTTGTATCGTAGAAAGCGTCTTACCAAGGCCGACGTGTGTCCGGTGGACCCGTGGCGTATATTTATGGCTATGCGCTCTGGTCTGCTGACTGAGTGCACCTGGGCCCTCGATGTACTCAATGTGTTGCTATTTGATGACACAACTGTGCAGTTTTTCGGGATCTCTAACCTCCCCGGCCTGCTTACACTTCTGTTGGAGCATTTCCAAAAAAATCTTGCCGAGATGTTCGACGAGCGGGAGTGCGAAGAGCAAGCGAGTGAGGAGGCGGAGGCGGGTGATGATGACGCCGACAGTGGGACTGTGATGTGTGACAACCGACAGTCACGATGTGTTCGGAGTATCTGCAGCTACAACCGCAAGCGGCACTATGAAAACATGGATCGTGGAGCAAAAGGAGTTGGAAATGCCAGCGACTCTGAGGAGGCCGACGAGGGCATTGATCTTGGACAGGTGCGAGTACAACCTAATCCAGATGAACGCTCGCTGCTACTTTCCTTCACTCCCAACTACACGATGGTAACGCGGAAGGGTGTACCCGTGCGAATTCAGCCCGCCGATCATGATATCTTTGTAGACGAGCGCCAGAAGGCGTGGGATATCGACACGAATCGGCTTTACGAGCAGCTGGAGCCTGTTGGCAGCGATGCCTGGACTTTTGGATTTACAGAACCAGATCCTCTGGATGGCATAATTGACGTCTTTAAATCGGAGATTGTAAACATTCCATTTGCACGCTACGTTCGCCCTGACAAGAAGACGAAAGCGCTTAAGCCAGACAtcaaaaaagaggaaaacagTGCTGATAAGGAACAGAACCCGTACAATAAGAAGCGACGCTTGGTTAGCGGCGATAGTAGCAATGATGGTGGAAAGAAATCCAAGCTGTCTAGCGAAGAGTTTGTCCAACCGAATGCTGAGGTGAAGAAGGAGCCGGCCGACAGTGACTGCCGGACCATCGACATGGAGATCGACGAGTCACCACAGCGACTGACGAACGGCGTGGCTCCATCTACGCCTCCTACTGGATTTGATCCGCGAGCAACAGTACGAGACGCTGCGCATGTTTTGCAAAGAAGGCGGGATTCCAGTTACGAAGACGAGTGCTACACGCGGGATGAGGCTTCTCTGCATTTGGTGAATGAAAGCCAAGACTCGCTGGCGCGTCGCTGCATCGCATTGTCGAATATCTTCCGCAACCTGACTTTCGTCCCTGGGAACGAAACGGTACTGGCCAAGTCGACCAGGTTCCTAGCTGTCCTAGGTCGTTTGCTTTTGCTGAATCATGAGCATCTGAGGCGAACTCCCAAAACGAGAAACTACGACCGCGAGGAAGACACCGACTTCAGTGATTCGTGCAGTTCCCTGCAAGGAGAACGTGAATGGTGGTGGGATTATCTGATCACCATCCGTGAAAATATGTTAGTGGCCATGGCCAACATAGCTGGGCACTTAGAGCTTTCACGCTACGACGAGCTGATTGCTCGCCCGCTCATCGACGGACTTCTGCACTGGGCAGTGTGTCCCAGTGCCCACGGTCAAGATCCTTTCCCGTCATGTGGGCCCAACTCTGCGCTTTCGCCGCAACGTCTAGCGCTGGAGGCACTTTGTAAACTGTGCGTGACGGACGCCAACGTCGATTTGGTGATAGCAACGCCTCCGTTTTCACGATTGGAGAAGCTATGCGCAGTGCTAACCCGTCACCTGTGTCGCAATGAGGATCAGGTGCTGAGAGAGTTCTCAGTAAATTTGCTTCATTACTTGGCAGCTGCAGACAGTGCTATGGCCCGCACGGTGGCACTGCAGTCCCCCTGCATCTCCTACTTGGTCGCGTTCATCGAGCAAGCGGAACAGACAGCGCTGGGAGTGGCAAACCAGCATGGAATCAACTACCTGCGAGAAAACCCAGATTCGATGGGCACCAGCTTGGACATGTTACGGCGGGCCGCCGGCACTCTACTGCATCTGGCCAAGCATCCTGATAATAGGTCACTTTTTATGCAGCAGGAACAAAGGCTCCTGGGATTGGTCATGTCACACATTTTGGATCAACAGGTGGCTTTAATTATCTCGAGAGTGCTCTATCAAGTCTCCCGAGGAGCTGGACCGATGCACTCCGTGGAGTTTAGGTTACTGCAACAGCGCCAGCAGCAGCTTCAAAGACCTGGCGGGGCAGAGAAGCCAGTTTCCACTGCAGCAGCCGCTAGTGCACCAGGTGGGACTACAGTTAAAGTAGAGCCAGCGGTGACATCGGAACCAATTGAAACAAAGCCTCCAGCGGTGGTAAATGATGagaacagcaacagcagccaacAGTTACCGCCGGCAGCGACCTTCAACGATGTAAGCAACAGCAGCACAAACAGCAATAGCTGCGGCACAGTCAGCAGTAACCAAACCAACAACAGCTCCAGCACCCACAGCAGCAGTGCGGTAAGCAGTCAGTCAGCGAACACCACATGTCCTCCGGCGACAGGAGGAGCATCCGTgacggcagcagcagccacagcagctGCGATTGTCAATGATCAGCAGCAGGTGAGCAAAGTAGCTGCAGCTCTGAGCAGTGCCACTGCAgcggcggcagtggcagcagcggCTGCTTCAGCCTCATCAGCCCAACCTAGCACTCCAGCAGTGGCACAGCCAGCGGCACCTCCTCCAACCAATACCGGAACCACGACGGCCGTTGCGTAG